CTGTACATTCTGGGACTGCCCTTCCTCACAACCCAGGTAGATTAGAGATTAGAGGTTAGAGCCCTTACTCACAACCCAGGTAGATTAGAGAATAGAGGTTAGAACCCTTACTCACAACCCAGGTAGATTAGAGATTGGAGGTTAGAGCCCTTACTCACAACCCAGGTAGATTAGAGATTAGAGGTAAGAACCCTTACTCACAACCCAGGTAGATTAGAGATTAGAGGTTAGAGCCCTTACTCACAACCCAGGTAGATTAGAGAATAGAGGTTAGAACCCTTACTCACAACCCAGGTAGATTAGAGATTAGAGGTTAGAGCCCTTACTCACAACCCAGGTAGATTAGAGAATAGAGATTAGAACCCTTACTCACAACCCAGGTAGATTAGAGATTGGAGGTTAGAACCCTTACTCACAACCCAGGTAGATTAGAAATTAGAGGTTAGAGCCCTTACTCACAACCCAGGTAGATTAGAAATTAGAGGTTAGAGCCCTTACTCACAACACAGGTAGATTAGAGATTAGAGGTTAGAGCCCTTACTCACAACCCAGGTAGATTAGAAAATAGAGGTTAGAGCCCTTACTCACAACCCAGGTAGATTAGAGATTAGAGCCCTTACTCACAACCCAGGTAGATTAGAGATTAGAGGTTAGAGCCCTTACTCACAATCCAGGTAGATTAGAAAATAGAGGTTAGAGCCCTTACTCACAACCCAGGTAGATTAGAAAATAGAGGTTAGAGCCCTTACTCACAACCCAGGTAGATTAGAGATTAGAGCCCTTACTCACAACCCAGGTAGATTAGAGATTAGAGCTTAGAGCCCTTACTCACAACCCAGGTAGATTAGAAAATAGAGGTTAGAGCCCTTACTCACAACCCAGGTAGATTAGAGATTAGAGCCCTTACTCACAACCCAGGTAGATTAGAGATTAGAGGTTAGAGCCCTTACTCACAACCCAGGTAGATTAGAAAATAGAGGTTAGAGCCCTTACTCACAACCCAGGTAGATTAGAGATTAGAGCCCTTACTCACAACCCAGGTAGATTAGAGATTGGAGGTTAGAACCCTTACTCACAACCCAGGTAGATTAAATCCTTATTTTAATCTACCTGGGTTGTTTAGCCAGTTTTTCTGGATATATTCCTCTTCAACCTCtatgtttttgtacatttcagAAGTGGTTTGGATTAAAGCAGACTACCAGTTTCTGTTGAACATCTGCTTAGACTGCACAACCCCACTAATATTCCTCTTCCCCGTCAGAACGTTCTCTCCTACTGGCCATTTGGCAAATTCCTGTGTCGTGTCCTGATGACTGCGGACTCCATGAACCAGTTCACCTCCATTTTCTGCCTCACCGTCATGTCAGTTGACCGCTACCTCGCGGTTGTCCACCCTATAAGCTCTACAAAATGGCGGAGGCCGCGGGTGGCAAAGCTGGTGAGCGCCGCCGTGTGGCTGCTGTCGTTCGTGGTCGTTCTGCCCGTGGTCGTGTTCTCGGATGTCCAGGACACATTCCATTCGTGCAACATGAACTGGCCAGAGCCTCAAGATGTGTGGTCAACCGTGTTCATCATCTACACGGCCACTCTGGGCTTCTTTGGACCGCTGTTGGTCATATGCCTCTGCTATCTTCTCATTGTGGTCAAGGTGGGTCGCCGAAGGTCAAATGTCGTTCTGggatttttttggttttctccCAGGGTTTCTGACAGTCATTTTACTGTGGCAGATGCCTGGGAACAGCATTACAAAGTGTTGgttgtttattacatttattttgaagttttTAACAAAAGCAGGATTTCCTTTTGGGTTGTTCAAagaaattttgttttgttttgcagtgAAAGATGCTCTGTTTTTTTCAGTCCTTCCAATCATTCAGAATCATTGATTGTTCTGTTTAGTAATTCCAATGGGGCATTTTGGAATCTTTGATTGTTCTGTTGAGGAATTCCAATCTGTCATTTTGGAATCTTTGATTGTTCTTTTTAGCGATTCTGTTCCGTACATTTTGGAATCTTTGATTGTTCTGTTTAGTAATTCCGTTCTGTTATTTCCGAGATCTAAGTTCCATATTGATGCACTGAGCTCTCTGGGAACATGTCTAATTTGCCATCCGGGCTGTAGAATGGATTTGTATAgcataataatattattatcgTCATCACCCCCACTGCCACATCTTGCGTTCCTGTGCCCAGGTGAAGTCTTCGGGGGTGCGGGCAGGCTTCACCAAGCGCCGGCGGTCAGAGCGTAAGGTCACCCGCATGGTGGTGGTCATCGTGGTGGTCTTTGTCCTCTGCTGGTTGCCTTTCTTCATCATCAACATTGTCAACCTCATCGTCATCATCCCGGAGTCTTCCATGACGGCTGGCGTCTACTTCTTCTCTGGTGAGACGATGAGCATTTTACTCTGTCCCCTGTAGTGTGTCACCTAAGAACGGGGGGCCTCATGTGTAATGTAGTTCTTTGTATTTCTTGTGGAACGCTGGGCAAACGGAAATAGCTTGCAGCCGAGGATTGGAGGCATCTTACATTCTGCAATAGTGCCACGTCTGGTTGAGACAAAGGACGAGTCACGACCTGATGATTGAAGTTATTAACAGCAACATCGTTAGGCTGTTACTCACTGTGTATGCTATTGGACAACGGAGGAGACAGACTTTATGGGAGAGCGTGGAAGtaatgggagaaagagagagtgagtgggagtaggagagaggacaggggagtgagtgagtgtaggcgggaggaggggagagagtgactgagtgagaggagggagtgagTAGTGAGAGTAggtgagaggaggggagagagtacAGTGATGAGAAatcttcagtgtgtgtgtgggagagagattaaagcaaaattaaataataatattaatgaaaGCCAATAAGTTCCATAGTGTTTTTGGCAGCTTTCCTGGAAAAGGGAAGGAAGAGACCAAGAGACAACAGGTTGAGAGAGAAATTTACAGACAGTTtttcttcccctcttctcttcttAGTCATCCTGTCATACGCCAATTCCTGTGCCAACCCTCTGCTCTATGGATTCCTGTCAGATAACTTCAAACAGAGCTTCAGAAAGGTGATTATGAAATAAGTAATTTAAATCAGTTCCTTTTTTCTTTATGGTATTCCCCCACTATAAGGTCTAAGGGggattttccactgcatggtacaggctcaactctactcgccttgccttttctgtttttacattgGGCAAAAGTTAGGATAGAACCTGGtaccagatattttttttagtaCCTACTCCGACGAGGAAGGAAGCgagctgaggcgataccaaaagGTGACGTGAAACCcggaagacttctgattggacatgAGTGACTCAACAAAGCgtgcagcaaagcaaaacaatcTTGTCTGTTGTTAGCAGTCCAGTCAcagaaaaatgttttatgagacGAGAACAGCACGTATTTGCGGGTCagtcccaggagtccttgctttgaaatgggttaattttAGTGCCAGCCCATAGGACCAGAGTCACAATTTAAGCGATCGCATTTTCCCAgaactcctctcggtttggacctatgcactggtgttcaaatcaactcgttatcccagtgagacctgcaaagacgcatcgtttttgtagcctacagAAGGACCTGGTCTTTTTTCTtctgggtttttctataggctaactggcatacattgcactggtcaaaaaatgtatgtcaagcCAAACACAAGAAGCCTACCAATCTTTCTAACCgtttttgcagtctgcaatgtattaagacAAAAGTTACTGCTCACGCGTATATACTACCTGTATaaatgctgccttgtgtacagcaGGCAACTCTTGAGTCAGTCCACGTGGTATTATAGACAGCAATTAATAAAGCAATTATTTATTCCTTTTAATCAagatggaggggttatgtaggttgttttaaaCATGTTGGTGTTCTGTTAACCGTATACACTTTAATCCAACAGAACATTGTATTTATGTCATCTTTTATATAAAAGGGCGATAATTGTATTCTTATAccttttcactgtttttcaaacagggtctgtgaccatATTATCCAgattttgtttacttttgatttgccacttcacgttcaaagcttgtcaattcaaagaaaatgtatggagttcattcaatagatttttctttaCGATATCCTCCATTGTTCCCATGTGTGTCGCGTTGGAGGTGGCGTCACggcagttttcctgtgatgttGCTATGGGCGGGTACAGGGTACCATCTGCAGTGGAAAACGATCCGAGGCGAGCTTGTGTTAAGTGGTCAGCAGAATTGAGCAtacagtggaaaagcgccataaGTAGCACTCCAAAATcaacaattacaaaattatttttatatgatATAACGGGAAAAGGGTTCGTCTGAACATGACAGGTAATCTGGGTAATGACAGGTCATCCGGGTAATGACAGGTCATCCGGGTAATGACAGGTAATCCGGGTAATGACAGGTAATCCGGGTAATGACAGGTAATCCGGGTAATGTGGTGGGCTATGCCGTAAACCAATGAGGTCTTTCTGTGGAAAGTTTTTATATCCCACAAACAATTTGACTGAAACTTTCAAGGGCCAAAGGAGgcttgagaaaataaataacaaaaacgttttcttcattaaatacattaattaataccgtgatgatttaaaataaaattagtaTCACTACATTAGAGCATTAGCTTTTCAGGAAAACACCCTAAAGTTTGAATCCTCATTTCCAAGGGGGACCTGGAGATCTGGGAAAGACAGTTATTTCTGATGGactatttttataatttcatcAAATCTGAGATGGGCAACAACATGGAAAGTCCATTTGaatattatagaaaatatatcCCTTTAATAACTGTTTTTGAACTGATGTCATATAAACAGCAACGGCAGAACTGGCCTTGCTCACTGGGCAGTAATTCACTCTAATTCCTGTGTGCCTGATTTGATCCGGAAGGTTCTGTGCGTGCGAAAGGCCAATGGCGTGGAGGATGGAGACCCCAGTGCCCCGAGGACCGAGAAGACGAGAGACGAGTCCTTCCTTTCGCCTAGGAACCATGGCGATGTCAACGGACACGCCCCACAGAGCAGCCAGGTGAGGGAGGAGCCGTGAATTGGATTAGCATATGGGTTTTCAGTCACCTTTGgtctgtcacagacacacacacacacacacacaccaactagTTATATGTATTAACATACTTTGGATTCAAATCCCTAGTCCTGATGtgtgtgaaatgtataatgGATGAGAACCCACATGTTCTCTTTTGGGTGTTAATGGTGCTCTGTTTAGAGACAGCTGCTGCAGTCCTGAATGTCAATGAGTGTGTTagaaagcgtgtgtgtgtgtgtgtgtgtgcgtgtgtgcacgtgtgtgcacgtgtgtgtaaATTTGCTTCCCTGCTAATATGTGTCCATTTTACACTCTTCACCGAATCTGATAGCGTTTatacgtgtgagtgtgtgtgtgtgtacgtgtatttgtgtgtgagtgattaCGAGTGAGTTAGTGTATGTTTGAGGGATTTCTGTTTTTGGTCTCTCTGCCTTGATGCAactaggcacacacacacacacagaatttgtttgtaaaTTGACTAAAAGATTTGTTGCCGATTAGGGAAATGTTGAAGCGAGAAACAGAGAGCATCAGAGAtgcagacaaagagaaagagtgaggcaAACAgttagagggacagagaaagaaagacagagagacagagagacagagggtgaggCAAACAgttagagggacagagaaagaaagacagagagacagagagacagagggtgacaGACagttagagagacagacagttagagagacagagagacagaacgagAAAGAATGAGGTCTGGGAGGAGGTGTAAAATTGTCTCTCCTCAACATGACAGTGAAGTGTTAGCTGCAACAGTAGGTACATTTCATGCCAGCAATGCATAATCAATAAAGAACAgttgagagagtgagagagagagtgagagagagagtgagagagtgagagagagagagaaataggtaGAGGGGTGGACAGAAGAATGAATTGAGAGGGAAGATGATAAAGGACAAAAAAAGCTGGAGAGGTGAAGAGGAAGAACCGGTTGAAGTtgtgctgtttgtgtttgtgtgttgtataTATGTTGAAATCTCCTTTCCCAACATAAACAGCGAAAACAGTGTGTGATTAAGTTAGTGTGTTAGGAGTTTGTGTTAGGAGTTTGTGTTAGGAGTTTGTGTTAGGAGTTTGTGTTAGGAGTTTGTATTAGGAGTTTGTGTTAGGAGTTTGTGTTAGGAGTTTGTGTTAGGAGTTTGTGTTAGGAGTTTTTATTAGGAGTTTGTGTTAGGAGTTTGTGTTAGGAGTTTTTATTAGGAGTTTGTGTTAGGAGTTTGTGTTAGGAGTTTGTGTTAGGAGTTTGTGTTAGGAGTTTTTATTAGGAGTTTGTGTTAGGAGTTTGTGTTAGGAGTTTGTGTTAGGAGTTTTTATTAGGAGTTTGTGTTAGGAGTTTGTGTTAGGAGTTTGTGTTAGGAGTTTGTATTAGGAGTTTGTATTAGGAGTTTGTGTAATGTAGCAGTCAAAATCTTTTACAGTATGACTGATTCTAATAGCGTGTTTATTAAAGTAGTTGAATATGGTCTTTCTCTTCATCTGATCTGCTGTATTCTGTTATTGGCTcattatgtacacacacacacacacacacacacatgcctgaGATGCCACTGTCTCTTGTTTTTGCAGGCAGTCCAATTGGAAACTCGCTGTAGTCCAGGGGCAGAGCCAAGGCCCTCAGGGCCCACTGTAATTGGCCAGTCCACGCTTTAAActctactttctctctctcttcttgcctgtgtctgtctgactcatTCTTTAtgtccctctctcattcttccAATTTCCTCCAACCCCCCTCTGCTCCTCTTGTTGCCTATTGAAGGTGTCTCCTCACATTCCATCCACTCATGCTGTTGCTGACCTGCACCCAACCTTCTTTCTGGGCCCCTCCCCTGCCCTATGCTCCTCCTCCAGTGATGACACCTCCCGTGCCTCATGCCCCTCCTCCAACGCTGACCCCTCCCCTGCCCTATGCCCCTCCTCCAACACTGACCCCTCCCCTGCCCTATGCCCCTCCTCCAACGCTGACCCCTCCCCTGCCCTATGCCCCTCCTCCAACACTGACCCCTCCCCTGCCCTATGCCCCTCCTCCAACGCTGACCCCTCCCCTGCTCTATGCCCCTCCTCCAACGCTGACCTTCACCCCTCCTCTGAACCCACCGACACGGTAACAACCATGCCAGTCGTCACAGCAACCGCTCTTGCCCTCGCTGCCGCTCGGCCCCCACCTCCTCCGCCGCAGCCGCCTGAAACGCCGCAGCCATCCAGAAACAGGAAGTGGATTTCCAGGAACAGGAAGTAGAGCACTGACATCACGTCTGGAGTCTGTGAGGACTCTTGAGATGAAGAAAGCAGATGGAAGAGAAGAGACTCATGAGGAATAGAATGAACaggctgtataaaaaaaatacaaaccttTTATGTTGTTCACCGaattcacatgcacacacacacacacacactttgttccATCCTATGATTCAGTAGGTTTTTCTAGTATGCAGTTAAGAGTAACCGTGGAGACGAGTTTCATATTTCTTTGTTccatttctctgcctctcttctgccttccctccatccttcccttcatccctccttcccttcatccctccttcccttcatccctccttcccttcatccctccttcccttcatccctccttcccttcatccctccttcaCTCCACCCTAACAGTAAAACTAAACGTTCCAATTAAACgtacatttgaaaaaagtattaACTTGCAGCTATTAAAGCATATGAATATCAACAGATAAAAATTAACTGTAACAAAAAtgcagaacaaaaacaaaacaacaacttccctccctccctccctccctagctccctccctccctccctagctccctccctccctccctctgtccttctctgttTACTTTTATCTTTTCTTCCTCCCATTTGTTGTCCCTCCATCCTCTACCACTCCATCCTCTACCACTCCATCCTCTACCACTCCACCCTCTACCACTCCATCATCTACCACTCCACCCTCTAACACTCCATCCTCTACCACTCAATCCTCTACCACTCCATCCTCTACCACTCCATCCTCTACCACTCCACCCTCTACCACTCCATCCTCTACCACTCCATCCTCTACCACTCCACCCTCTACCACTCCATCCTCTACCACTCCACCCTCTACCACTCCATCATCTACCACTCCACCCTCTACCACTCCATCCTCTACCATTCCTTCCTCTACCACTCCACCCTCTACCACTCCATCCTCTACCACTCCACCCTCTACCACTCCATCATCTACCACTCCATCCTCTACCACTCCACCCTCTACCACTCCACCCTCTACCACTCCATCCTCTACCACTCCATCCTCTACCATTCCTTCTTCTACCACTCCATCATCTACCACTCCATCATCTACCACTCCATCCTCTACCACTCTACCCTCTACCACTCCATCCTCTACCATTCCATCCTCTACCACTCCATCCTCTACCACTCCACCCTCTACCACTCCACCCTCTACCACTCCATCCTCTACCACTCCATCCTCTACCACTCCACCCTCTACCACTCCACCCTCTACCACTCCATCCTCTACCACTCCATCCTCTACCATTCCTTCTTCTACCACTCCATCATCTACCACTCCATCATCTACCACTCCATCCTCTACCACTCTACCCTCTACCACTCCATCCTCTACCATTCCATCCTCTACCACTCCATCCTCTACCATTCCTTCTTCTACCACTCCATCATCTACCACTCCATCCTCTACCACTCCATCCTCTACCATTCCTTCTTCTACCACTCCATCATCTACCACTCCATCCTCTACCACTCCACCCTCTACCACTCTACCCTCTACCACTCCATCCTCTACCATTCCATCCTCTACCACTCCATCCTCTACCACTCCATCCTCTACCACTCCACCCTCTACCACTCCACCCTCTACCACTCCATCCTCTACCATTCCTTCTTCTACCA
Above is a window of Esox lucius isolate fEsoLuc1 chromosome 9, fEsoLuc1.pri, whole genome shotgun sequence DNA encoding:
- the LOC105031543 gene encoding somatostatin receptor type 5, coding for MDTLSRTGWSPLSGDPNTTSPCLGYLTPGHSTCSPSSPFFSYSSSSSPFYLNSSSDGSGHSVPFQGSSTVVTAVISLTVFVVGLVGNTLAIYVVLRYAKMKTVTNIYIFNLAMADQLYILGLPFLTTQNVLSYWPFGKFLCRVLMTADSMNQFTSIFCLTVMSVDRYLAVVHPISSTKWRRPRVAKLVSAAVWLLSFVVVLPVVVFSDVQDTFHSCNMNWPEPQDVWSTVFIIYTATLGFFGPLLVICLCYLLIVVKVKSSGVRAGFTKRRRSERKVTRMVVVIVVVFVLCWLPFFIINIVNLIVIIPESSMTAGVYFFSVILSYANSCANPLLYGFLSDNFKQSFRKVLCVRKANGVEDGDPSAPRTEKTRDESFLSPRNHGDVNGHAPQSSQAVQLETRCSPGAEPRPSGPTVIGQSTL